One Thermus hydrothermalis genomic region harbors:
- a CDS encoding Hsp20/alpha crystallin family protein, whose protein sequence is MLEKLWPFGKNRVRKAFEEALEKAFQETEVLEPLSELEEHEDHYLLRVEVPGLGPENLEVRLEGDQLVVEGEKREEKRTKHLAEIVYGRIYRAYLLPKDAKKEGIEARLRKGVLEVRIPREKRPAEPPVKIPVKEA, encoded by the coding sequence ATGCTGGAAAAGCTTTGGCCCTTTGGCAAGAACCGGGTGCGCAAGGCCTTTGAAGAGGCCCTGGAGAAGGCCTTCCAGGAAACCGAGGTTTTGGAACCCCTCTCCGAGCTGGAGGAGCACGAGGACCACTACCTCCTCCGGGTGGAGGTGCCCGGGCTCGGCCCCGAGAACCTCGAGGTGCGCCTGGAGGGGGACCAGCTCGTGGTGGAGGGGGAGAAGCGGGAGGAAAAGCGCACCAAGCACCTGGCGGAAATCGTCTACGGCAGGATCTACCGCGCTTACCTCCTGCCCAAGGACGCCAAGAAGGAGGGCATTGAGGCCCGCCTCCGCAAGGGGGTGTTGGAGGTGAGGATCCCGCGGGAAAAGCGCCCCGCCGAGCCCCCGGTGAAGATCCCCGTGAAGGAGGCCTAG
- a CDS encoding DUF1931 family protein, with translation MLMKVAEFEKLFRLAAGLDVDKNDLKRLSDFLRNKLYDLLVVAERNAKYNGRDIIFEPDLPVTKGLQETLRAFRQMDTQLELKPVLDALAALPPLDLAVSEDVQNLLPELAGALVVAYARVLKELDPALKNPETSHHERAERVFNLLL, from the coding sequence ATGCTGATGAAAGTAGCCGAGTTTGAGAAGCTTTTCCGCCTGGCCGCAGGCCTGGACGTGGACAAAAACGACCTCAAGCGGCTTTCCGATTTCCTCAGGAACAAGCTCTACGACCTCTTGGTGGTGGCCGAAAGGAACGCCAAGTACAACGGGCGGGACATCATCTTTGAACCCGACCTGCCCGTGACCAAGGGCCTCCAGGAAACCCTTAGGGCGTTCCGCCAAATGGACACCCAGCTGGAGCTCAAGCCCGTCCTGGACGCCCTAGCCGCTTTGCCGCCTCTGGACCTAGCGGTGTCGGAGGACGTGCAAAACCTCCTCCCCGAGCTCGCCGGGGCCTTGGTGGTGGCCTACGCCCGGGTGCTCAAGGAGCTGGACCCCGCCCTCAAGAACCCGGAAACCTCCCACCACGAACGGGCGGAGCGGGTCTTCAACCTCCTCCTCTAG
- a CDS encoding phosphate-starvation-inducible PsiE family protein, with protein MQEALLALYRRATRLVFNLVVVALLVGLFVGVGRTFLELGLTLSEPTVRLGLKELVTNVLSLIIVLELVRVFVEYFEFERVRLEVLLEIGVALALRELLLLLFAEKIGGLDLFLWALGILALVAGRTLAVQFSPRRAR; from the coding sequence ATGCAGGAAGCCCTCCTCGCCCTTTACCGGAGGGCCACCCGCCTGGTCTTCAACCTGGTGGTGGTGGCCCTCCTGGTGGGCCTCTTCGTGGGGGTAGGGCGCACCTTCTTGGAGCTTGGGCTCACCCTCAGCGAGCCCACGGTGCGCCTGGGCCTGAAAGAGCTCGTTACCAACGTCCTAAGCCTGATTATCGTTCTGGAGCTAGTCCGGGTTTTTGTGGAATATTTTGAGTTTGAGCGGGTGCGCCTCGAGGTCCTCCTGGAGATCGGCGTGGCCCTAGCCCTAAGGGAGCTCCTCCTCCTGCTCTTTGCGGAGAAGATAGGGGGGCTAGACCTCTTCCTCTGGGCCCTGGGAATCCTCGCCCTGGTGGCGGGGCGCACCCTGGCCGTCCAGTTTTCCCCAAGGAGGGCGCGATGA
- a CDS encoding cation:proton antiporter regulatory subunit, with product MKVEEVVLPGVGRKFTVTVGSGDRLVIVVHHSGKRELQYFEAGEEDEPTATLDLTDEEARELGAILAGVLFHPEAVGDTQSKLGAKVIEWIKVLPGSKLAGRKVGELPLPPGAHLLAVDRPGAPLIPNPDPEVMLEVGDTLVVAGSREAVEALKRSL from the coding sequence ATGAAGGTGGAAGAAGTGGTGCTTCCTGGCGTAGGGCGCAAGTTCACCGTCACCGTGGGCAGTGGGGACCGGCTCGTCATCGTGGTCCACCACTCGGGCAAGCGGGAACTCCAGTACTTTGAGGCCGGGGAGGAGGACGAGCCCACCGCCACCCTGGACCTCACCGACGAGGAGGCCCGGGAACTCGGGGCCATCCTGGCCGGGGTCCTCTTCCACCCCGAGGCGGTGGGGGATACCCAGAGCAAGCTGGGGGCCAAGGTCATTGAGTGGATCAAGGTCCTCCCCGGCTCGAAGCTTGCCGGTCGCAAGGTGGGAGAGCTTCCCTTGCCGCCCGGAGCCCACCTCCTGGCCGTGGACCGGCCCGGGGCTCCCTTGATCCCCAACCCGGACCCCGAAGTGATGTTGGAGGTGGGGGACACCCTGGTGGTAGCGGGAAGCCGCGAGGCGGTGGAAGCCTTGAAGAGGAGCCTCTGA
- a CDS encoding cation:proton antiporter, with product MHPSVEAFALAAGLLALGAALVHRFGFPPLPVYLLTGLAVGEGLPVEELEPLPSLGLLLLLFSVGLEFGPDRLRELSGKATRAGLYDALALPLGFLLGLLAGLDLRGAALLAGVIYISSSAVIVKLIIDLRRAANPESEVVLGVLVLEDLVVAFLLALLGGHGAAGFLGGIALATLYLLFARYLGPRLVRFMEGLSDELVLLLGAAFTAGTALLFHAVGASEGVGAFLSGVIAAGLGLRERLEHLFGPVRDLGVALFFLVVGAEALKLLKGLSPLAVGLVVLGLFLKLPLNHLGGAQAGLGRKRRLYSALYLVPRGEFNLVLGSLALAQGYPLVAQVAVLLVLLSIPLGALLIRYAPELGERLYPRAPRPRRVSS from the coding sequence ATGCACCCCTCGGTGGAGGCCTTCGCCCTAGCCGCAGGGCTTCTCGCCCTGGGGGCAGCCCTGGTGCACCGCTTTGGCTTTCCTCCCCTTCCCGTCTACCTCCTCACAGGGCTTGCGGTGGGGGAAGGGCTTCCCGTGGAGGAGCTAGAGCCCCTGCCCTCCTTGGGGCTATTGCTCCTCCTCTTCTCCGTGGGCTTGGAGTTTGGACCAGACCGCCTTAGGGAGCTTTCCGGCAAGGCCACCCGGGCCGGGCTTTACGACGCCTTGGCCCTGCCCCTGGGGTTTCTCCTGGGGCTTCTCGCCGGGCTTGACCTGCGGGGGGCCGCCCTTTTGGCGGGGGTCATTTACATAAGCTCCAGCGCCGTCATCGTCAAGCTCATCATTGACCTGCGCCGGGCCGCCAACCCGGAAAGCGAGGTGGTCCTGGGGGTCTTGGTGCTGGAGGACCTGGTGGTGGCCTTCCTCCTCGCCCTCTTGGGCGGACACGGGGCAGCGGGCTTCCTGGGCGGGATCGCCCTCGCCACCCTTTACCTCCTCTTCGCCCGGTACTTGGGCCCGAGGCTTGTCCGGTTTATGGAGGGGCTTTCCGATGAGCTGGTCCTCCTCCTGGGCGCCGCCTTCACCGCCGGCACCGCCCTTCTCTTCCACGCCGTGGGCGCTTCCGAAGGCGTGGGGGCCTTCCTCTCCGGGGTCATCGCCGCTGGCCTTGGCCTTAGGGAAAGGCTAGAGCACCTCTTTGGCCCCGTGAGGGACCTGGGGGTGGCCCTTTTCTTCCTGGTGGTGGGGGCCGAGGCCCTGAAGCTCCTTAAGGGGCTTAGCCCCTTGGCGGTGGGGCTTGTGGTCCTGGGGCTTTTCCTCAAGCTCCCCCTCAACCACCTGGGCGGGGCCCAGGCCGGGCTTGGCCGCAAGCGGCGGCTCTATAGCGCCCTTTACCTGGTGCCCCGGGGCGAGTTCAACCTGGTCCTGGGAAGCCTGGCCCTGGCCCAAGGCTACCCCTTGGTGGCCCAGGTGGCGGTGCTTTTGGTGCTTCTCTCCATCCCCTTGGGGGCCCTCCTCATCCGCTACGCCCCGGAGCTGGGCGAACGCCTCTACCCAAGGGCCCCCAGGCCCAGGCGGGTAAGCTCCTAG
- a CDS encoding SDH family Clp fold serine proteinase encodes MDIFFQLFWLFFILSALSPYFQQQMLLGARARKIAELERKRGSRVITLIHRQEAVSFLGIPISRFINIDDSEQVLRAIRLTDKNMPIDLILHTPGGLVLAAEQIAEALLRHPAKVTVFVPHYAMSGGTLIALAADEIVMDENAVLGPVDPQLGQYPAASVLKVLEKKPLSEIDDQTLILADIAEKALKQVKATVKNLLLKHMPEEKAEEVAHLLSQGTWTHDYPIDVAQARGLGLNVSTDMPLEVYELMDLYPQAQGGKPSVQYVPLPYRQEPKAGRS; translated from the coding sequence ATGGACATTTTCTTCCAGCTTTTCTGGCTCTTCTTTATCCTCTCGGCCCTCTCCCCCTACTTCCAACAGCAGATGCTCTTGGGGGCCAGGGCCCGCAAGATCGCCGAGCTGGAGAGGAAGCGGGGTAGCCGGGTCATCACCCTCATCCACCGCCAGGAGGCGGTGAGCTTCTTGGGCATCCCCATCAGCCGCTTCATCAACATTGACGACTCCGAGCAGGTCCTCCGGGCCATCCGCCTCACGGACAAGAACATGCCCATTGACCTCATCCTCCACACCCCAGGGGGCCTGGTCCTGGCGGCGGAGCAGATCGCCGAGGCCCTTCTGCGCCACCCGGCCAAGGTAACCGTCTTCGTCCCCCACTACGCCATGTCGGGGGGTACCCTCATCGCCCTGGCCGCCGACGAGATCGTCATGGACGAAAACGCCGTACTAGGCCCCGTGGACCCCCAGCTCGGCCAGTACCCGGCGGCGAGCGTCCTCAAGGTCCTGGAAAAGAAGCCCCTCTCGGAGATTGACGACCAGACCCTCATCCTGGCGGACATAGCGGAAAAGGCCCTCAAGCAGGTGAAGGCCACGGTGAAGAACCTCCTCCTCAAGCACATGCCCGAGGAGAAGGCGGAGGAAGTGGCCCACCTCCTATCCCAAGGGACCTGGACCCACGACTACCCCATTGACGTGGCCCAGGCCAGGGGCTTGGGGCTCAACGTTTCCACGGACATGCCCCTGGAGGTCTACGAGCTCATGGACCTCTACCCTCAGGCCCAAGGCGGCAAGCCCAGCGTCCAGTACGTGCCCCTCCCCTACCGCCAGGAGCCCAAAGCCGGGAGGTCCTAA
- a CDS encoding rhomboid family intramembrane serine protease yields MFPLYDLNQARRPALVVKGLVLANALVFLWQLSVGLEESAYALGFIPARFFADPLGEGYHLLTSMFLHGSFFHILSNMWFLWVFGDNVEDRMGHGRFLLFYLLGGVAAALAQGLLTPFSPVPMIGASGAVSAVLGAYYALFPRAYVVSLVLFIFPLFVTFPAGFYLGYWAFLQLIQGLLGLPGVAWWAHLGGFLYGVLLAPRLARRWRRW; encoded by the coding sequence TTGTTTCCCCTTTACGACCTGAACCAGGCCCGCAGGCCCGCCCTGGTGGTTAAGGGGCTAGTTTTGGCCAACGCCCTGGTCTTCCTTTGGCAGCTCTCCGTGGGTCTAGAGGAAAGCGCCTACGCCCTAGGCTTCATCCCCGCCCGCTTCTTCGCCGACCCCCTGGGGGAAGGGTACCACCTTCTCACCAGCATGTTCCTCCATGGGAGCTTTTTCCACATTCTTTCCAACATGTGGTTCCTCTGGGTCTTCGGGGACAACGTGGAAGACCGCATGGGCCACGGGCGCTTCCTCCTCTTCTACCTTCTGGGCGGGGTGGCCGCTGCCCTGGCCCAGGGGCTTCTCACCCCCTTCTCCCCCGTACCCATGATAGGGGCGAGCGGGGCCGTTTCCGCGGTGCTCGGCGCCTACTACGCCCTCTTCCCCAGGGCGTACGTGGTTTCCCTGGTCCTCTTCATCTTCCCCTTGTTCGTCACCTTCCCCGCCGGGTTTTACCTGGGGTACTGGGCCTTCCTCCAGCTCATCCAGGGGCTTTTGGGCCTCCCCGGGGTGGCCTGGTGGGCCCACCTGGGAGGCTTCCTCTACGGGGTCCTCCTGGCCCCGCGCTTGGCCCGGAGGTGGCGGCGCTGGTAA
- a CDS encoding HPP family protein produces MKVAELMTPSPDTIGPEATLEEAARRILEKRYGSLPVVDREGYLLGLLQVEELLPRPENIPFSDVEALQLFGEWVDESFLEDIYRRYQKTPVKAVMRTDIPRVHPEDPAGKALGVLLTTEVRHLPVVDRENKVVGILTRSDFLKLFLRRG; encoded by the coding sequence ATGAAGGTAGCCGAGCTCATGACCCCAAGCCCGGATACCATCGGGCCCGAGGCCACCCTCGAGGAAGCCGCCCGGCGCATCCTGGAAAAGCGCTACGGGAGCCTTCCCGTGGTGGACCGGGAAGGATACCTCCTGGGGCTTCTCCAGGTGGAGGAGCTCCTACCCCGGCCCGAGAACATCCCCTTCTCCGACGTGGAGGCTTTGCAACTCTTTGGGGAGTGGGTAGATGAAAGCTTCCTGGAAGACATCTACCGCCGTTACCAAAAAACCCCGGTAAAGGCGGTCATGCGCACGGATATCCCCCGCGTCCACCCGGAGGACCCCGCCGGTAAAGCCCTAGGGGTCCTCCTCACCACCGAGGTGCGCCACCTCCCCGTGGTGGACCGGGAGAACAAGGTGGTGGGCATCCTCACCCGGAGCGATTTCCTCAAGCTTTTCCTAAGGAGGGGCTGA
- a CDS encoding cation:proton antiporter, producing the protein MHGAGHLLEVFYLLLAAQVMAFLFRRLNQPVVIGEVLAGVLVGPSLLGLVHEGEILEFLAELGAIFLLFMVGLETRLRDILAVGKEAFLVAVLGVAFPFVGGYLFGLQIGFATLPSLFLGTALVATSVGITARVLQELGVLSRPYARIILGAAVIDDVLGLIVLAVVNGVAKTGQVETGAILELILLSVLFVGAAILLSTLFVRLPLERLPVGSPLGFALALGVGMAALAASIGLAPIVGAFLGGMLLSEVREKYRLEEPIFAVESFLAPLFFAMVGVRLELSALFSPAVLVAGSVVTVIAILGKVLGGFLGALTQGVRSALTVGVGMAPRGEVGLIVAALGLAAGAVNEEEYAIVLFMVVFTTLFAPFALKPLIAWTERGLRQAKE; encoded by the coding sequence ATGCACGGGGCAGGGCACCTGCTCGAGGTCTTCTACCTCCTCCTCGCCGCCCAGGTCATGGCCTTCCTCTTCCGGCGGCTCAACCAGCCCGTGGTCATCGGGGAGGTCCTGGCGGGGGTACTGGTGGGACCTTCCCTCTTGGGCCTGGTGCACGAGGGGGAGATCCTGGAGTTTTTGGCCGAACTCGGGGCCATCTTCCTCCTCTTCATGGTGGGACTGGAAACCCGGCTAAGGGACATCCTGGCCGTGGGCAAGGAGGCCTTTTTGGTGGCCGTCTTGGGCGTGGCCTTTCCCTTTGTGGGGGGCTACCTCTTTGGCCTTCAAATCGGCTTCGCCACCCTCCCCTCCCTCTTCCTGGGCACCGCCCTGGTGGCCACCAGCGTGGGCATCACCGCCCGCGTGCTCCAGGAGCTTGGGGTGCTTTCCCGCCCCTACGCCCGCATCATCCTGGGGGCAGCGGTGATTGACGACGTTCTAGGCCTCATCGTTCTGGCGGTGGTGAACGGGGTGGCCAAGACCGGGCAGGTGGAAACGGGGGCCATCCTAGAACTCATCCTCCTCTCCGTCCTTTTCGTGGGGGCTGCCATCCTCCTCTCCACCCTCTTCGTCCGGCTCCCCCTGGAGCGCCTGCCGGTGGGAAGCCCCTTGGGCTTCGCCCTGGCCCTCGGGGTGGGCATGGCCGCCCTGGCCGCCAGCATCGGCCTGGCCCCCATTGTGGGGGCCTTCCTGGGGGGGATGCTCCTTTCCGAGGTTCGGGAGAAGTACCGCCTGGAGGAGCCCATCTTCGCCGTGGAAAGCTTCCTCGCCCCCCTCTTCTTCGCCATGGTGGGGGTGCGGCTGGAGCTTTCCGCCCTCTTCTCCCCCGCCGTTTTGGTGGCGGGAAGCGTGGTCACGGTCATCGCCATCCTGGGCAAGGTTCTCGGGGGGTTCCTGGGGGCCCTCACCCAGGGGGTCCGGAGCGCCCTCACCGTGGGGGTGGGCATGGCCCCCCGGGGGGAGGTGGGCCTCATCGTGGCCGCCTTGGGCCTGGCAGCGGGAGCGGTGAACGAGGAGGAGTACGCCATCGTGCTCTTCATGGTGGTCTTCACCACCCTCTTCGCCCCCTTCGCCCTGAAGCCCCTCATCGCCTGGACGGAGCGGGGGCTCCGCCAGGCTAAGGAATAG